The DNA region TCCCTGACACCCCTTCATGTGGCTTGGTGGCTTTCAGCATTCCCAgccaccactgtccccaggcagggTGGGACACAGCACGTACCTGCCCCGGGAAGGATGCCAGTTCCAGGTACTCCCACCCCTGGCACCAATCCGGGCACGCCACCAACACCGGGTGCCACTCCGGGCACTCCGCCCACGCCAGGCACCACCCCTGGCACCCCTCCAACCCCGGCACCTGCGGGAGAGGGGTGAGAGATCCTGTGCTCGTGTGGGATCATGTGCCAGGCCTGGGTGCCCATGCCCAGCATCCCCTGCATGGGTCAGAGCCACACCAGGGCTGGTAGGGAGCCTGAGGGGCTCCCCAGGCTGACTCACCAAATTTGGctgccttggctgctgctttggctgctgctgcaggacctcCAACACCTGGGCAGAGACAGCAGAGGGGGGTCAGACCCTGGGAAGGCCTCACAGCAAACCTGGGCAGAGCCCATCCTTCAGGCCCTGTCTGCAGCCCCCCAGGGACACTGCTGAGGTTCTCCTCAAGCCTGCCCCCAGAACTGCCCCCAcacctgccaggctgctctcacccttgccttcctcctcctcacctgggacacctccaaCACCAGGAACCAGGCCACCTACTCCAGGAACCAGGCCACCTACTCCAGGAGCCAGGCCACCCACGCCGGGAGCCAGGCCACCCACGCCGGGAGCCAGGCCACCTGCTCCtgcaaggagaaagagaaggacTGGGCTTCAGCTCGGGAGGAAACATGGAAGGAGGAGTTGGATGAGTGGGTGGGTGGATGGATTATGAGATGGATATGTGGCTGGATGAGCACTGGTTGAAATGATGGTAGGATGGATgaatggttggatggatgaACGAATGGATGCTGAGATGGACACATGGATGCTCAGATGGCCAGATGGACGGAGAGGTGGTGGGatgaatgtgtgtgtgaatggGGAGTGGTTGAATAGATGGTGGGATGGATGAATGGAGGGATGATGAGGTGCACTAATGGTTGAAGGGATGGTGAGATGGATGTGTGGATAGATGGATGAATATGTGATGCATGTGGAGTGACTGAATAGATGAGTGGAGGAGGTACAGATGGATGAACAGAGAaggggacagatggacaccgAGGTGGTGGTCTTGTGGCTGGGTGGGCAGAATGGGTATGGATGGACCAAAGTATGAGAAGGTGGTGAACTCGGATGTTCCACAGGGCTCAGCTCACTGGAGAGCacccctgacacagccagaACCCCATCCCACATTCAGCCCTTCAGGGAGCTCGTCCCTCACCCTGAGCCCCAGGgaccccaggcactgctgggcctcaGCCCTGAcaggggagcagcctggggtgggGATGAGCAGGAGACAGGACAGGTGGGATAACCCCAGAGAGATCCCAGCTTACCATACTTGgctgctttggctgctgctttggcaGCGGCTGCCGGACCTCCTGGGGACAGCGAGTCAGAGGGTCAGGAACGTGTcccaccagcactgctggggacatCCCAGCATCCCTTGGGCACCATCTCACCTGGAATGCCGACCCCAGGCACCAGACCGGGCACGCCAACACCTGGCACACCCACTCCAGGAACACCAACACCGGGAATGCCAACTCCGGGCACGCCAACACCGGGAACGCCAACACCGGGAACAcgtcctgctcctgcagagggGTTCTGGGATGTGTCCAAGGGGGGAAAACTCCACAGCAGGAATCCCACTGACCTCCACAGCACCGGAGTGTCCCCACCTCTCCTGTGTGCCAACacacctcctccctccctgggaCAGCCGATGGTGACGGTGGTGACAGTGGTGACTCACCGATCGCCGCTGCTTTCGCTGCAGCCTTGGCTgcggccgctgctgctgggccacCAACTGCAGGGACACAAGGGACACAGTCAGGGACCTGCTGAGGCCAGCATCCCATCAGCGGCTGCTGACAGCCCATCTGCTCACCTCCAACACCAGGAACAGCACCAGGAACCCCAGGCACGCCAGGAACACCAGGAACACCAGGAACACCAGGGACACCGGGAACTCCAGGAACACCAGGAACACCAGGAACGCCAGCGATGCCAGGAacgccagctcctgcaggaagcaAGACAGGAGAAGTCAGATCTGGCTGCAGCAACAGCTGAAAGGCTGGGCCTGTTCTGGCTCTGTCTCATAATCATGGCCAGGAGAGCAGAGAATCCACAGCCACTACCAGGAGAGAcccaagcagggcaggagagggaTCAGTTCTGTGTCTTGCCAGACCCAATGGGAGGCGTTCCAGGATCCTACCAGGTTTTGCAGGGCAGTGACCCCGGGCCCCTCACAGCACATACCGTACTTagctgcctttgctgctgctgctgccgacggcacccctggggacaagggagACACGGAGCCTCAGCCAccatggccctgcagagccaggccaCGGGGACAGGGCTCCTGGAACAGTCACCTGCCACCCCGGGGACACCTCCGACACCGGGCACCGCCCCGGGGACACCTCCGACACCGGGCACCAAGCCAGGGACACCTCCGACTCCGGGCACCAGGCCGGGGACGCCGCCCACACCGACACCGGGAACGCCGGCGCCTGCGGGGACACGAGGGGACAGatcagagctggctgcagcaaGAGCTCAGTGCTAGCACTGCCATGGCTCGGTGTCACCATGGTGCCCCAGACAGTGGAGCATCCACGGCCTCATGCAGGACAGATCccagcggggcagggcagggcagggatcgGCCCCATGACTCTGCCAGCAATTGCCTGGAAGTCACCAGCACAGGGACCACAATGACCCTCATCCTCACGGGGCCCGGGCTGCTCCTTGTCATAGGGACAGCAAGCCTTGCAGCCACACAGGCCATGGAGGAGCCTTGTCCTCATGGGACCCTGATCAGCTGGACCATCACAGCACAAAGCAACCTGTACTGAGTTGCTGCCTGAATTCCTGAATCCCATCCTTCCCTGGGCATGCAGAGAGATTTTTTCTACAAATTATAGAAGAGAAATGGAAGAGAAGGGTCATCAATGATTTAACCCACAAAGGAGAGCTGCCATTGACCATGGATCCTCGTGTGGactcccagggctctgcagtgaCAATGGAGGAAAAAGTCCTGGGACCTTGCCAGGTACCAACGGCTGGCTCTTTGGATCAGCAATTGGAAGCCAATCCTGCATGGAACCTCAGGGCCAGTTCTTCATGTGCACAAGCTCCAGTTTGGGCTGGTTATGGCTGCTGGGCACCTGGGTCTTGCTAGATCAAGTTGGATGCACTTGATGCATCCCAACATTCCACCACAGATTGGAGGACAGTAACCCTAGGGAGAAGTTCCTCTGCCAGGAATCTCTGCCTGAATGGCAGCAACACGGAGCCCTGTGAGCCCACAGATCAGCTGCTAGAAAGGGATTTGGTACAAAATCCAAGAATTCAGTTAAATCTAAAACCATGAATTGGGGCTTATTGTGCACTTCCACAGAGCACCCTGGAGAAACCCAGGAGAGGGAGAAGGTTCTGCCCTGCAGATGGAGCCAGGCCCGGaacagcagccaggagctgggctgagcattccccatttcccctcaggatgctcccagggcacagcccgaGGCTGGGCACCCCCGTGTGTCAGGGCAGGGCGGGCAGGGTCCCGGGGGCTGGGGCCCCTCACAGCACATACCGTACTTagctgcctttgctgctgctgctgccgacGGCACCCCTGAGGACAAGGGAGACACGGAGCCTCAGCCAccatggccctgcagagccGGGCCACGGGGACAGGGCTCCTGGAACAGTCACCTGCCACTCCGGGGACACCTCCGACACCGGGCACCGCCCCGGGGACACCTCCGACACCGGGCACCAAGCCAGGGACACCTCCGACTCCGGGCACCAGGCCGGGGACGCCGCCCACACCGACACCGGGAACGCCGGCGCCTGCGGGGACACGAGGGGACAGatcagagctggctgcagcaagagctcagtgctggcactgccatggcTCGGTGTCACCATGGTGCCCCAGACAGTGGAGCATCCATGGCCTCATGCAGGACAGATCccagcggggcagggcagggaagggatcGGCCCCGTGACTCTGCCAGCGATTGCCTGGAAGTCACCAGCACAGGGACCACAGTGACCCTCATCCTCACGGGATCCTGGCTGCTCCTTGTCAGAGGGACAGCAAGCCTTGCACCACGACAGGATATGGAGGAGCTTTGTCCTCATGGgaccctgctcagctgggccaTCACAGCACAGGACAACCTCTACTGAGTTGCTGCCTGAATTCCTGAATCACATAATTCCCAGGGCACATGAAGGGATTTTTTCTACAAATTATAGAAGAGAAATGGAAGAGAGGGGCATCAATGATTTAATCCTGTAACGGGAGCTGCCATTGACCATGGCTCCTCCTAGGGactcccagggctctgcagtgaAGATGGAGAAGAAGGTCCTGGGACCTGGCCAGGTACCAACTGCTGGCCCCAACTTTTGGAACGGCACCTGGAAGCCAATCCTGCATGCAACCTCAGAGTCAGTTCTCCATGTGCACAAGCTCCAGCTTGGGGTGGTTATGGCTGCTGGACACCTGGGACTTGCTAGACCCAGTTGGATGCACTTGATGCATCCCAACATTCCACCACAGATTGGAGGACAGTGACCCTAGGGAGGAGTTCCTCTGGCAGGAATCCCTGCCCTAATGGCAGAGGCACTGAACCCTTGGGCAGCAGGCCTTGCGTCAGGTGGAAAAGAGATTTGGTACGAAATCTAAGAATTAAGTAAAATCTAAAACCATGAATTGGGGCTTATTGTTCACTTCCACAGACCCGCATGGAGAAACCCAGGAGAGGGAGAAGGTCCTGCCCTGCAGATGGAGCCAGGCCCAGAAGAGCAGCCAGGCGCTGGGCTGAgcattccccatttcccctcaggatgctcccagggcacagcccgaGGCTGGGCAACCCCGTGTGTCAGGGCAGGGCGGGCAGGGTCCCGGGGGCTGGGGCCCCTCACAGCACATACCGTACTTagctgcctttgctgctgctgctgccgacggcacccctggggacaagggagACACGGAGCCTCAGCCAccatggccctgcagagccaggccaCGGGGACAGGGCTCCTGGAACAGTCACCTGCCACCCCGGGGACACCTCCGACACCGGGCACCGCCCCGGGGACACCTCCGACACCGGGCACCAAGCCAGGGACACCTCCGACTCCGGGCACCAGGCCGGGGACGCCGCCCACACCGACACCGGGAACGCCGGCGCCTGCGGGGACACAAGGGGACAGatcagagctggctgcagcaagagctcagtgctggcactgccatggctcagtgtcaccatggtgcCTCAGAGAGTGGAGCATCCACGGCCTCATGCAGGACAGATCccagcggggcagggcagggcagggatcgGCCCCATGACTCTGCCAGCAATTGCCTGGAAGTCACCAGCACAGGGATCACAGTGACCCTCATCCTCACGGGGCCCGGGCTGCTCCTTGTCATAGGGACAGCAAGCCTTGCAGCCACACAGGCCATGGAGGAGCCTTGTCCTCATGGGACCCTGATAAGCTGGACCACCACAGCACATAGCAACCTCTACTGAGTTTCTGCCTGAATTCTTGAATCCCATCCTTCCCTGGACATGCAGAGAGATTTTTTCCACCAATTATAGAAGAGAAATGGAAGAGAAGGGTCATCAATGATTTAACCCTCAAATGAGAGTTGCCATTGACCATGGATCCTCATGGGGactcccagggctctgcagtgaCAATGGAGGGGAATGTCCTGGGACCTGGCCAGGTACCAAATGCTGGCTCTGCCTTTTGGAGGTGTACCTGGATGCTAGTCCTGCATGGAAATTCAGGGCCAGTTCTCCCTCCTTATTTGGCCCAAGCTCAAGATGTCCCTGTTCTTTAGCTGTGTCCCTCATCTCCTGTGTGCTCCTTGGGGCTGGTTATAGCTAATGGATCCCACCATCCCACCAATTCCACCACAGTTTGGAGGATAGTGACCCTGGGCAAGGGCCCCTCTTTCCAGAATCCCTACCCTAATGGCAGAGGCACTGAACCCTTGGGCAGCCGAACTTTTGTCAGGTCTGCTGCTTGAAAAGATATTTTGCACAAAATCCAAGAATTCAGATGTGTCTAAAGCCATGATTTAGGCTCATTGTTCACTTTCACAGAGCACCATGGAGAAACCCACAAGAGGGAGAAGGTTCTGCCCTGCAGATGGAGCCAGGCCCAGaagagcagccaggagctgggctgagcattccccatttcccctcaggatgctcccagggcacagcccgaGGCTGGGCACCCCCGTGTGTCAGGGCAGGGCGGGCAGGGTCCCGGGGGCTGGGGCCCCTCACAGCACATACCGTACTTagctgcctttgctgctgctgctgccgacggcacccctggggacaagggagACACGGAGCCTCAGCCAccatggccctgcagagccGGGCCACGGGGACAGGGCTCCTGGAACAGTCACCTGCCACCCCGGGGACACCTCCGACACCGGGCACCGCCCCGGGGACACCTCCGACACCGGGCACCAAGCCAGGGACACCTCCGACTCCGGGCACCAGGCCGGGGACGCCGCCCACACCGACACCGGGAACGCCGGCGCCTGCGGGGACACGAGGGGACAGatcagagctggctgcagcaagagctcagtgctggcactgccatggctcagtgtcaccatggtgcCTCAGAGAGTGGAGCATCCACGGCCTCATGCAGGACAGATCccagcggggcagggcagggcagggatcgGCCCCGTGACTCTGCCAGCGATTGCCTGGAAGTCACCAGCACAGGGACCACAGTGACCCTCATCCTCACGGGGCCCGGGCTGCTCCTTGTCATAGGGACAGCAAGCCTTGCAGCCACACAGGCCATGGAGGAGAAGAGGCTGGGTCTCCCAGCACGTGTCTGGGGGGGGCACTGCTCAGACTGGGGAGCCAACAGCCTGGACCTGCTGGCACACATCAGTGCCACACGGACAAGCACCAGGTCACTTTTGCAAGGACTGACTGTCAGAGGGCTTTGTTCCTCATGGATAGCAGGGCCACCACAGCACAGAGCGACCTCTGCTGAGTTCCTGCCTGAATTCCTGAATCCCATCCTTCCCTGGCCATTCAGCAGGATTTTTTCTACTAATTATAGATGCCATGGGCATCAGTGGTTTAACCCTCAAAGGAGAGCTGCCATTCAACACGGCTCCTTGTGGAGATTCCCAGAGCTTCACAGTAATAATGAAAGAGATGATCCTGGCACCTGGTGAGGTAAATTCTGTCTCTGTCTTTTGGAGAAGAACATGGACCTCCAATGCAGTTTGAAACCTGAGGGCCAGTTGTGCCTCCTCCCTTGCTCCAAGCTCCAGACTGCCCTGCTGCTTGGCCATGACCCTTGGCCCCACTGTAGCTCATTGGATCTGGTTATACTTGATGGATACCACCATCCCACCACATTTAGGAGGACAGTAACCCTGGGAAGGGCCACTCTGCCAGGAATCTCTGCTTGAATGGCAGCAACACTGAGCCCTTGAGCAGCAGATCCTGCAACAgatcagctgctggaaatggATTTGGTCAAAATCCAAGAATTCAGTTAGATCTAATACCATGAATTGGGGCTCATTGTTCATTTCCAAAGAGCACCCTGGAGAAACCCAGGAGAGGGAGAAGGTCCTGCCCTGCAGATGGAGCCAGGCCCAGaagagcagccaggagctgggctgagcattccccatttcccctcaggatgctcccagggcacagcccgaGGCTGGGCACCCCCGTGTGTCAGGGCAGGGCGGGCAGGGTCCCGGGGGCTGGGGCCCTCACAGCACATACCGTATTTagctgcctttgctgctgctgctgccgacggcacccctggggacaagggagACACGGAGCCTCAGCCAccatggccctgcagagccGGGCCACGGGGACAGGGCTCCTGGAACAGTCACCTGCCACCCCGGGGACACCTCCGACACCGGGCACCGCCCCGGGGACACCTCCGACACCGGGCACCAAGCCAGGGACACCTCCGACTCCGGGCACCAGGCCGGGGACGCCGCCCACACCGACACCGGGAACGCCGGCGCCTGTGGGGACACGAGGGGACAGatcagagctggctgcagcaagagctcagtgctggcactgccatggcTCGGTGTCACCATGGTGCCTCAGAGAGTGGAGCATCCATGGCCTCATGCAGGACAGATTccagcggggcagggcagggattgctAGCCCCAGTTGGATGTGGTTCTGAACCCAGGCAAGTTTTTGGAGGATGTTGACCCTGGGCAAGGGCCCCTCTGCCAGGAATCTAAGCTTGAATGGCAGCAACACTGAGCCCTTGGGCAGCAGATCCTGCAACAgatcagctgctggaaatggATTTGGTCAAAATCCAAGAATTCGGTTAAATCTAAAACCATGGATTGGGGCGCATTGTTCATTTCCACAGAGCACCCTGGAGAAACCCTGGAGAGGGAGAAGGTTCTGCCCTGCAGATGGAGGCAGGCCCGGaacagcagccaggagctgggctgagcattccccatttcccctcaggatgctcccagggcacagcccgaGGCTGGGCACCCCCGTGTGTCAGGGCAGGGCGGGCAGGGTCCCGGGGGCTGGGGGCCCTCACAGCACATACCGTACTTagctgcctttgctgctgctgctgccgacggcacccctggggacaagggagACACGGAGCCTCAGCCAccatggccctgcagagccGGGCCACGGGGACAGGGCTCCTGGAACAGTCACCTGCCACCCCGGGGACACCTCCGACACCGGGCACCGCCCCGGGGACACCTCCGACACCGGGCACCAAGCCAGGGACACCTCCGACTCCGGGCACTGCCCCGGCACCTGGAGGGAAGCAGAGTAGTCAGACCCCCCACAAACACCCCACTCTGCCACAGTGGGGACTTGGTCTGCCCCAGGGTCACAGGAGTCTCTTGGGCACCCGCTTTGTGGTGGGCTCCTCACTCATCCtaaagcagctcctcagggtACCTGGGATCTTGTTGGGAATTTTATTCCCAGCTCCTTACACCCATCAGGCTACCCAGGATGTTGGGGACTCCCAGGGCCCCCCAAGGCTGTGGCTATACATCCCAGCTGCCTCAGACCTGGCATGTTTTCCCTAAATGCCCCAATGTGTGATTTGCTCCTCACTTTTCTCCCACAGAGCAGTCAAACAGGGAGCAGTGGAGATCTGCATCACCAGGAGCATCCCTCACTAGGGAAGGACAGCTCAGCACAGACACCGAGTGCTGGCCACCCTGCTGGCACCTGGCAGAGCAAACCCACATCTCATGGAGAGACCGCGTGTGATGGGCAtgctctgtcccctgccaggctgctgcatcCCAAGGGGCCCTCAGCCCTTCAGCGCTGCTGGaacagctgctggagctgggacagggcagggacagcaccccaTAGAATGGGATAGgagctgccggggcagctgTGGAGCCGCACAGCCCCTGGAATCGATGCACGGCCCTTCCCTGTCCCGAGATGTGTCCAAGGCAGCAGGAACTCACCAAAAGCTCCCGCCTTTGCCGCTGCCttcgccgctgccgccgccgctgccggtCCTCCGACTGCCGGGATAGCGGGAGAGAGTCGGGGATGTGGGATAAGGGAAGGAGACCCTCCCCgagccccagggcagagccctcTCATCGCCTCACCTCCAACTCCTGGGACACCGCCGATGCCAACACCGGGTGCAACTCCTGGGATGCCGCCAACGCCGGGCAGGACCCCAGCTCCTGCCGCGGGGGACAGCACGGTcagcggggacacggggacacagccagcacccccggggctgggagggagggagggagggagcggggacagggagcagctgcctgctgGGGACATGGGTGGCGTTTGTGCCCCAGAGGGCAACTCACCGAGTTTTGCTGCTGCCTtcgctgctgctgcctgtgctccgACCCCTGCGGAGGGACACGGGCCCTGAGCCACCCTGGCATCATTTCCACCTCAGCTCCCCCACCCCACAGGGACCCTGGGGACCAGGCACTCCTGCCAGCGTCCGTTCCCCTCTCCTGTGGGAGGTGCTGCTCCCGGcccggctgtccctgcaggccgcAGGCAGCCGGGCAGGGCCCAGCACCCGTCCAGGGCCAGCAAGGGGACAGGGTGGAGTTCCCCTGCCATGGCCGGGCCGCTCCCCaccccggggctgcggggcccAGTGTACCTGTCCCGGTGGGGTATCCTGCCTTTCCTGCCAGGAGGCCGGCTCCTATCCCGCCCGGCCTGAGGCCTGCAATCACAACACAGCGTAGAGCCACGTCAGGCACCAGCCAGGGGAAGGACAACGAGACAGACGGAGCAGCCCCCTTGGATCTCCTGCCCCCGGTGTCAGAGCATGCGAGGGGATGCCAAAGCCAGCTCCTCCCTACTTGAGATCCCAGCTCAAACATCCCTGCCTGAAGCTTGAGTGGCTCAGGACATGTCCTAAGGATTAACAGCTCTCAGGAATACCGGGAGAATTGAGTTCCCGGGCTGATCCACAGCCACCACGGGCAAGGCATGAGGTCCCCAGTGGGCCACCTCGCCCTGGGAGCAGGATATCCCTCACACCAGCCCGAGGGTCAGTGGCCACAAGGTCGTGGTGGAGCCATGAGGAGTGAGGACACAAGTACTCACCATTGGTGTAGGGCAGTCCATAGCCACCTAGGGGAcgagaggagaggaaaggagagaagaggGGTTAgcacctggctgctgctggccctgtcccctctgccccacagcgtgaccctgctctgctgggccctgcaacACCGGCCCAGGGGCTCCATCCATTTGCGATAGTGAATCCTCCGGGATACAAACCCCcgtgctggagctgggccaggagaTGCTGTTCTCCCTCACCTTGGAAGCAGTGACGGAAGGAGCCGCCCCTCTGAGCCCAGGCCGAGGGCTGTGGCGCCTGGAGCTGTTGCGCAGGAGCCTCCCATGACCCCGCTCCAGCGAGGGGTCCCGCGGGAGCCCCGCGGCAAGAGCTGTACCCAGCTGGCTGCACCCCGGCCAGCTCGGAGGAAAGGCTTTAATTGGAATCAGGGCTTGGGAGCCTCGGCTGAAACGTGACCTCGTTAGGAGGGCGGTGtgaagggatggggagggaTTATGAGCTGGGACATTGTGGCCAGGGAAATGTCTCCTTGCGAAAGAGCCGGATCCCGGCACTCGGAGTGGTGGGGATGCCCCTGACTCAGCAGGACCGTGGGCTTGGCACGGGGACAGCAGTTCCCAGCTCccatcactgctggctgcagcccgAGGCCATGGGCTGCCACATTCCTTGGAGGGACACCTCGAGCTGCACAGGGTGGGGGGTGCCTCCAGCAAGGGGGCCATGGGCAAGGATGtagctgcctgcagccaggatgGAATTACTCATGGCACAGCATCTCCTTGAGCACTGGACTCCATCCCCTCCCAGCAGCCAGCATGTGGGGACCAGATTTCTTTCCATCCTGCCAGGCAATCCCATGGTGTTCCACATCAGTGGTGCTGGCAGGCAGAGGCTCACAGtgagctgtgccaggtgtgccccacCTTGAGGGCCACCCTTGCCCATCCAGGGGCACCTTATCAGCACCTTGCTCCACCCTAATGCTGGGAAAGGGGTGACACACATGGAGGTGACTCCAAGGGCCAGAAGTCCAAGCCAAGGGTTTTGCTGGGTCCAAGTCCAGCTCCCCACCACCCCCAGCTGGATGGGAAGGCAGCCCCTGCCCATGCTGTGTCCATGGGAATGTCACCAGCGAGCTCAGGCCCTGCACACACTGGGGCTCTGCATAAACCAATGTCAGCCAAGCACAGCTGGACACTGGGGAGTGGTCCCCATCCCTACAGCATCAATAGGACCCTGACCTCAGCCACGGCTTCAGACTAAGCCTCCAGTGAGGTGAGGGACCCCAGGGCCACCTCCTGagtgggacagcccaggagcaaGTCATCTAAAGAGATGATTTTCCACTGAAAATGTTGTTTGTCCCATTGTCCCTCTTCCCCTCTCAACCTGGACCTACTGCAGTGGGGACAGTGCAGGGGACAGCCCATGTGTGGCAGCCCCAGATCCACCCACAGCATCAAGGCAAGAGcctccacagccagcagcacaggctgtccTTGCActgccagccccgagccctCAGAGGTAACAAACTGGCATCCCCCAGCACCCCAGGAAGGTCTGGAGACACCCCCATGGTCCTGGTCCCTGTCCTGGGGCTTGGGACCTAGATGGCAGCAGGGCCGAGGCTCCTTAAGGATCATAACTCTGCTCCAGTGCAGGAAACAGGAGTGGGCTAGGATCCCTGCAGCTGCTTGTGGCCACAGGCCCTGCTggggggcagccagcagagctgctggggctggagctgggctgggatgtgctgggctggaatgtgctggggctggagctgggctgggatgcGCTGGGACTGGAGCTGGAGTtgggctgggatgtgctgggctgggatgtgctgcCTGCGGTGGGCTCCTCTCACTGAGgctctcctgcctccagcaGCTTGTTTGGATGCACGGGGATGGGGGCCCTGCCTGCATGGGGCTGCCCTCCTCCTCAGGATGCATTGGGGAGCAGTCAGGTGGCAGCATGGCCCCTGGAGGACACAGAACCTGCCACTGTCTCTCCATGGGCACGGCTGCCCggggacaggcagagctggcaactgacccagggctgggaggggaaggtgcccagagcagcctggtctggcAAAGGGGTGCTGAGCTCCCCCAGGCTGatctgggctggggctgagccctgtCCAGGtggacagtggggacagagatctgcctggagcccccagcagcctcagctACAGCTCCTTGAGCCAGGACACCTGGCCCAGGTGAATGCCAGGCCCAACACCAGGAGCCACAGAAACCAGACTGTCCCTGCAAGGGCTGTGCCTtgtgccagcaggagctggcagg from Zonotrichia albicollis isolate bZonAlb1 chromosome 22, bZonAlb1.hap1, whole genome shotgun sequence includes:
- the ELN gene encoding elastin isoform X6 — encoded protein: MARQAAAPLLPGVLLLLSILPATQQGGVPGAIPGGGVPGAGFFPGAGVGGLGAGLGAAGKPPKPGAAGLFPGAFPGAAFPGAASAAALKAAAKAGAGIGGVGGLGGPGGLGVSTGAVVPGAVQPGLGAAGKPPKIPGAGIPGAFPGGVLPGAGVRFPGVGVLPGVPTGAGVKPKAPGAGAFGGIPGLGGFGGQQPGVPLGYPIKAPKLPGGYGLPYTNGLRPGGIGAGLLAGKAGYPTGTGVGAQAAAAKAAAKLGAGVLPGVGGIPGVAPGVGIGGVPGVGAVGGPAAAAAAAKAAAKAGAFGAGAVPGVGGVPGLVPGVGGVPGAVPGVGGVPGVAGVPSAAAAAKAAKYGAGVPGVGVGGVPGLVPGVGGVPGLVPGVGGVPGAVPGVGGVPGVAGVPSAAAAAKAAKYGAGVPGVGVGGVPGLVPGVGGVPGLVPGVGGVPGAVPGVGGVPGVAGVPSAAAAAKAAKYGAGVPGVGVGGVPGLVPGVGGVPGLVPGVGGVPGAVPGVGGVPGVAGVPSAAAAAKAAKYGAGVPGVGVGGVPGLVPGVGGVPGLVPGVGGVPGAVPGVGGVPGVAGVPSAAAAAKAAKYGAGVPGVGVGGVPGLVPGVGGVPGLVPGVGGVPGAVPGVGGVPGVAGVPSAAAAAKAAKYGAGVPGIAGVPGVPGVPGVPGVPGVPGVPGVPGVPGVPGAVPGVGVGGPAAAAAAKAAAKAAAIGAGRVPGVGVPGVGVPGVGIPGVGVPGVGVPGVGVPGLVPGVGIPGGPAAAAKAAAKAAKYGAGGLAPGVGGLAPGVGGLAPGVGGLVPGVGGLVPGVGGVPGVGGPAAAAKAAAKAAKFGAGVGGVPGVVPGVGGVPGVAPGVGGVPGLVPGVGVPGTGILPGAGIPQVGVQPGAKPPKFGVPGVGVPGVGGLPGGLGVGGLGVGGLGAAGKPPKPGVGGPGFGVSPLFPGGVGGLGFGGKPPKPYGGALGALGFRGAGCAAGKYCGRKRK
- the ELN gene encoding elastin isoform X11, whose amino-acid sequence is MARQAAAPLLPGVLLLLSILPATQQGGVPGAIPGGGVPGAGFFPGAGVGGLGAGLGAAGKPPKPGVGGLGGVGGLGGLGPLGLQPGAAGLFPGAFPGAAFPGAASAAALKAAAKAGAGIPGAFPGGVLPGAGVRFPGVGVLPGVPTGAGVKPKAPGAGAFGGIPGLGGFGGQQPGVPLGYPIKAPKLPGGYGLPYTNGLRPGGIGAGLLAGKAGYPTGTGVGAQAAAAKAAAKLGAGVLPGVGGIPGVAPGVGIGGVPGVGAVGGPAAAAAAAKAAAKAGAFGAGAVPGVGGVPGLVPGVGGVPGAVPGVGGVPGVAGVPSAAAAAKAAKYGAGVPGVGVGGVPGLVPGVGGVPGLVPGVGGVPGAVPGVGGVPGVAGVPSAAAAAKAAKYGAGVPGVGVGGVPGLVPGVGGVPGLVPGVGGVPGAVPGVGGVPGVAGVPSAAAAAKAAKYGAGVPGVGVGGVPGLVPGVGGVPGLVPGVGGVPGAVPGVGGVPGVAGVPSAAAAAKAAKYGAGVPGVGVGGVPGLVPGVGGVPGLVPGVGGVPGAVPGVGGVPGVAGVPSAAAAAKAAKYGAGVPGVGVGGVPGLVPGVGGVPGLVPGVGGVPGAVPGVGGVPGVAGVPSAAAAAKAAKYGAGVPGIAGVPGVPGVPGVPGVPGVPGVPGVPGVPGVPGAVPGVGVGGPAAAAAAKAAAKAAAIGAGRVPGVGVPGVGVPGVGIPGVGVPGVGVPGVGVPGLVPGVGIPGGPAAAAKAAAKAAKYGAGGLAPGVGGLAPGVGGLAPGVGGLVPGVGGLVPGVGGVPGVGGPAAAAKAAAKAAKFGAGVGGVPGVVPGVGGVPGVAPGVGGVPGLVPGVGVPGTGILPGAGIPQVGVQPGAKPPKFGVPGVGVPGVGGLPGGLGVGGLGVGGLGAAGKPPKPGVGGPGFGVSPLFPGGVGGLGFGGKPPKPYGGALGALGFRGAGCAAGKYCGRKRK